One part of the Gadus macrocephalus chromosome 8, ASM3116895v1 genome encodes these proteins:
- the asip2b gene encoding agouti-signaling protein 2b yields the protein MWIKKAKYVLLFICLLFIPLSWAEDLKKNTSEKENDADLSHGKKRLFARRRIPIAQGNHLPKLKASSMMPVRRCSRLMENCSAYLPCCDPCASCRCRLFNTICHCWRMSEQCSRKT from the exons ATGTGGATTAAAAAGGCTAAATACGTCCTACTCTTCATTTGCCTTTTATTCATTCCATTGTCTTGGGCAGAGGACTTGAAGAAAAATACGAGTGAGAAGGAGAATGATGCCG ACTTGAGCCATGGGAAGAAGAGACTGTTTGCCCGACGAAGGATCCCAATTGCCCAAGGAAATCATCTGCCA aagctCAAGGCAAGTAGCATGATGCCAGTGCGTCGCTGCAGCCGCCTAATGGAGAACTGCTCGGCATACCTCCCCTGCTGCGACCCCTGCGCCTCCTGCCGCTGTCGCCTCTTCAACACCATCTGTCACTGCTGGAGGATGAGCGAGCAGTGCAGCCGCAAGACCTGA